A part of Corynebacterium afermentans subsp. lipophilum genomic DNA contains:
- a CDS encoding anti-sigma factor family protein has product MAKREFNSTDHLNPEAVAAFVDGELSDSAFRRAARHLTDCDECSAEVDAQRRAANRLRVVDNSGVHAPASLVERLAGMGAGDLDRVDGVGEAPGPRGRVKDFGANLSSALHSALGALKRRGE; this is encoded by the coding sequence ATGGCCAAACGCGAATTCAACTCCACCGACCACCTGAACCCGGAAGCGGTCGCCGCCTTCGTGGACGGCGAACTGTCTGATTCAGCGTTCCGCCGCGCCGCCCGCCACCTGACCGACTGCGACGAGTGCAGCGCCGAGGTCGACGCCCAGCGCCGCGCCGCGAACCGGCTGCGCGTGGTGGACAACTCGGGCGTGCACGCCCCGGCGTCGCTGGTGGAGCGCTTGGCTGGCATGGGCGCCGGGGACCTCGACAGGGTGGACGGGGTGGGCGAGGCGCCGGGCCCTCGCGGCCGGGTCAAGGATTTCGGCGCCAACCTCAGCTCGGCGCTGCACTCGGCTCTGGGCGCGCTGAAGCGGCGCGGGGAGTAG
- the glgA gene encoding glycogen synthase, giving the protein MKVGMFTREYPPEVYGGAGVHVTELTRFMRDIVEVDVHCMGAPRDAAGVYVHGIDPALAEANGAMKTLSTGLRMADAAAGLDVVHSHTWYAGLGGHLAGQLHEIPHVVTAHSLEPDRPWKREQLGGGYNVSSWSEKNAFEYADAVIAVSAGMKEAVLRAYPRIDDTKVHTVLNGIDPEKWYPDSGTIAEELGVDPDKPVVAFVGRITRQKGVAHLLKAAQSFDEDIQLILCAGAPDTKEIAAETEGLVEKLKASRDGVFWIQEMMPPEKVREVYSLADVFVCPSIYEPLGIVNLEAMACETAVVASRVGGIPEVVVDGETGVLVDYDANDTAGFEAALAEAVNAVAGDAERAAALGAAGLTRAKTDFSWATIAQETVEIYKGLKR; this is encoded by the coding sequence ATGAAAGTCGGAATGTTCACCCGCGAATACCCACCGGAGGTCTACGGCGGCGCCGGCGTCCACGTCACCGAACTGACGCGCTTCATGCGCGACATCGTCGAGGTGGACGTGCACTGCATGGGCGCACCGCGCGACGCAGCAGGCGTCTACGTGCACGGCATCGACCCCGCGTTGGCGGAGGCCAACGGGGCGATGAAAACACTGTCCACCGGCCTGCGCATGGCCGACGCCGCCGCCGGGCTCGACGTGGTGCACTCCCACACCTGGTACGCGGGGCTCGGCGGGCACCTGGCCGGCCAGCTGCACGAAATCCCCCACGTGGTCACCGCCCACTCCCTGGAGCCGGACCGCCCGTGGAAGCGCGAGCAGCTCGGCGGCGGCTACAACGTCTCCTCCTGGTCGGAGAAGAACGCCTTCGAGTACGCCGATGCGGTTATCGCGGTCTCTGCCGGCATGAAGGAAGCGGTCCTGCGCGCCTACCCGCGTATCGACGACACTAAAGTCCACACCGTCCTAAACGGCATCGACCCGGAGAAGTGGTACCCCGATTCCGGCACCATCGCCGAGGAGCTGGGTGTGGACCCGGACAAACCCGTTGTGGCCTTTGTCGGGCGCATCACACGCCAAAAGGGTGTGGCCCACCTGCTCAAGGCCGCCCAATCCTTCGACGAGGACATCCAGCTCATCCTGTGTGCCGGGGCCCCGGACACCAAGGAGATTGCGGCGGAGACCGAAGGGCTCGTCGAAAAGCTGAAGGCGTCGCGTGACGGCGTGTTCTGGATCCAGGAAATGATGCCGCCCGAGAAGGTGCGCGAGGTGTACTCCCTGGCAGATGTTTTCGTCTGCCCGTCCATCTACGAGCCGCTGGGCATCGTGAACCTCGAGGCGATGGCGTGCGAGACCGCCGTGGTAGCCTCGCGCGTCGGCGGCATCCCGGAAGTCGTCGTCGACGGCGAAACCGGCGTGCTGGTGGACTACGATGCCAACGACACTGCAGGCTTCGAAGCCGCCTTGGCCGAGGCCGTCAACGCCGTCGCCGGCGATGCCGAGCGCGCCGCCGCCCTGGGCGCGGCCGGGCTCACGCGCGCCAAAACCGACTTCTCCTGGGCGACCATCGCGCAAGAAACCGTAGAGATTTACAAGGGGCTGAAGAGATGA
- a CDS encoding O-methyltransferase has protein sequence MIAVVSETAFTQLSTYIDSRRDHLPEAVGEALARAREDAGENGVPVPSQVVGDLLSVLAAGNDAAQGAVAVTPAAGVAGLHILAGLREKATLTCIEPEAALQAGAKEAFRAAGFAPSRVRFLTSRPLDVMGRLATGAYQLIYADVSAVELRPLIDAAWPLLAPGGTLVIAGSLLDGTVADPTRRDRETEAAREADAFVDTLALEEAAIARLPLDGGLTLLTKRR, from the coding sequence ATGATTGCCGTTGTGAGTGAGACAGCGTTTACCCAACTGAGCACCTACATCGACTCCCGCCGGGACCACCTGCCGGAGGCGGTGGGCGAAGCACTCGCCCGCGCCCGCGAGGACGCCGGGGAAAACGGCGTGCCGGTTCCCAGCCAGGTCGTGGGCGATCTGCTGTCCGTGCTGGCGGCGGGCAACGATGCCGCCCAGGGCGCGGTCGCGGTGACCCCGGCCGCGGGTGTTGCAGGCCTGCACATCCTCGCTGGTCTGCGCGAGAAGGCCACCCTGACCTGCATCGAACCGGAGGCGGCGCTGCAGGCCGGCGCCAAGGAGGCGTTCCGCGCCGCGGGCTTCGCACCGTCGCGGGTGCGTTTCCTCACCTCCCGCCCGCTCGATGTGATGGGCCGGCTGGCAACGGGCGCGTACCAGCTCATCTACGCCGACGTCTCGGCCGTGGAGTTGCGCCCGCTCATCGACGCCGCGTGGCCCCTGCTCGCCCCCGGCGGCACGCTCGTCATCGCGGGCTCGCTTCTCGACGGCACCGTGGCCGACCCCACCCGCCGCGACCGCGAAACTGAGGCGGCGAGGGAGGCGGACGCTTTCGTCGATACGCTGGCGCTCGAAGAGGCCGCCATTGCGCGCCTGCCTCTCGACGGCGGGCTGACGCTCCTGACCAAGCGGCGCTAA
- a CDS encoding general stress protein, with the protein MTNPMSNSSRVPAREVPTGWPVGSFKTYAEAQEAVDSLSDKEFPVEKLSIVGVDLMQVEKITGRLTWGKVLGTGALSGLWMGLFIGLILSVFTEPGSGWVTFTTTLVIGAIFGVIFAAVAYAFTGGKRDFSSATTIVAGHYDVLCEPDAAPQARDLIAGQLPIDDTSHPNPDA; encoded by the coding sequence ATGACAAATCCCATGAGCAACTCTTCCCGTGTGCCCGCGCGCGAGGTTCCCACGGGCTGGCCTGTCGGCAGCTTCAAAACCTACGCGGAGGCGCAGGAGGCGGTGGATTCGCTATCTGACAAGGAGTTCCCGGTGGAGAAGCTGTCCATCGTGGGCGTGGATCTCATGCAGGTGGAAAAGATCACGGGCCGTCTGACCTGGGGCAAGGTGCTGGGCACCGGCGCGCTCTCCGGCCTGTGGATGGGCCTGTTCATCGGCCTGATCCTGTCGGTGTTCACCGAGCCGGGCTCGGGTTGGGTGACGTTTACCACCACGCTGGTCATCGGCGCGATCTTCGGCGTGATTTTCGCGGCGGTGGCCTACGCGTTCACGGGCGGCAAGCGCGACTTCTCCTCGGCGACGACGATCGTGGCGGGCCACTACGACGTGCTCTGCGAGCCGGATGCCGCACCGCAGGCGCGCGACCTCATCGCGGGCCAGTTGCCTATCGACGACACGTCGCACCCCAACCCCGATGCATAA
- the glgC gene encoding glucose-1-phosphate adenylyltransferase: MKSQPRVLAIVLAGGEGKRLFPLTADRAKPAVPFGGNYRLIDFVLSNLVNAGYMRIAVLTQYKSHSLDRHVATAWNVSGPTQQYIASVPAQQRRGKRWYSGSADAIVQSLNLIYDDAPDYVLVFGADHVYRMDPSQMVEDHIASGKAATVAGIRVPRSEAHAFGCIQSADDGTIREFLEKPSDPPGTPDDPETTFASMGNYCFSTEALIQALLEDEQNEDSAHDMGGDIIPYFVSQGEANVYDFSRNEVPGATERDRGYWRDVGTVDSFYEAHMDLISSHPVFNLYNKAWPIHATDEDNLPPAKFVMGGIAQESIVASGSIISGATVRNSVLSTDVRVEEGATVEGSVLMPGVRVGKGAVVRHCILDKNVYVSDGEIVGVDPERDRERFNVSDSGVVCVGKNEVI, from the coding sequence ATGAAAAGCCAGCCTCGGGTTCTCGCCATCGTCCTCGCCGGCGGTGAGGGCAAGCGTCTGTTTCCGTTGACCGCCGACCGCGCCAAGCCGGCCGTGCCATTCGGCGGCAACTACCGTCTCATTGATTTTGTCCTGTCCAACCTGGTCAACGCGGGCTATATGCGCATCGCGGTGCTGACCCAGTACAAGTCGCACTCGCTGGACCGCCACGTCGCTACGGCGTGGAACGTCTCCGGCCCGACGCAGCAGTACATCGCGTCCGTGCCGGCGCAGCAGCGCCGCGGCAAGCGCTGGTACTCGGGCTCGGCGGACGCGATTGTGCAGTCGCTGAACTTGATCTACGACGACGCGCCGGACTACGTGCTGGTCTTCGGCGCGGACCACGTCTACCGCATGGATCCTTCGCAGATGGTGGAGGACCACATCGCCTCGGGCAAGGCCGCGACGGTGGCGGGCATCCGCGTGCCGCGCTCGGAGGCGCACGCGTTCGGCTGCATCCAGTCGGCAGACGACGGCACCATCAGGGAGTTTTTGGAGAAGCCGTCGGACCCGCCGGGCACCCCCGACGACCCGGAGACCACGTTCGCGTCCATGGGCAACTACTGTTTCTCCACCGAGGCGCTGATCCAGGCGCTGCTGGAGGACGAGCAGAATGAGGATTCCGCCCACGACATGGGCGGCGACATCATCCCGTATTTCGTGTCCCAGGGCGAGGCGAACGTCTACGACTTCTCCCGCAACGAGGTCCCGGGCGCGACGGAGCGCGACCGCGGCTACTGGCGCGACGTGGGCACCGTGGACTCGTTCTACGAAGCCCACATGGACCTCATTTCCTCGCACCCGGTGTTTAACCTCTACAACAAGGCGTGGCCCATTCACGCCACGGATGAGGACAACCTGCCGCCGGCGAAGTTCGTCATGGGCGGTATCGCGCAGGAGTCCATCGTGGCGTCCGGCTCCATCATCTCGGGCGCGACAGTGCGCAACTCGGTGTTGTCTACCGACGTCCGCGTCGAGGAAGGCGCCACCGTGGAAGGCTCAGTGCTGATGCCGGGCGTGCGCGTGGGCAAGGGCGCGGTGGTGCGCCACTGCATCCTGGACAAAAACGTCTACGTCTCCGACGGGGAGATCGTCGGCGTGGACCCCGAACGCGACCGTGAGCGCTTCAACGTCTCCGACAGCGGCGTGGTGTGCGTGGGCAAAAACGAGGTGATTTAG
- a CDS encoding multifunctional oxoglutarate decarboxylase/oxoglutarate dehydrogenase thiamine pyrophosphate-binding subunit/dihydrolipoyllysine-residue succinyltransferase subunit, which translates to MSSENTFGQNSWLVDEMFQQYKDDPNSVDAEWRELFENKGAPKTAKGTPSVTPSDESASTPRTDPKVSRSTGAPSQDGRETKVDEAAAKVEAKPKRPAAAGKASPLDKVNQIEAEPGEFQLKGAFKAIAKNMNESLEVPTATTVRDMPVKLMFENRALINDHLKRTRGGKVSFTHILGYAIVLAAKLHPDMNKNYKEDGNKSFAVQPEHINLGLAIDLPGKNGSRSLVVAAIKECETKSFDEFVDAYEDIVARARDGKLTMDDFSGVTIQLTNPGGIGTRHSIPRLTKGQGTIVGVGAMDYPAEFAGASEDRLAELGVGKLVTLTSTYDHRVIQGAESGEFLRDISQLLIDDKFWDEIFRSLRIPFAPLRWAQDEPNTGINKDTRVMQLIEAYRSRGHLIADTNPLHWHQPGLPKPDSRDLLMETHGLTLWDLDRVFHVGGFGGKEQMTLREVMTRLRAAYTLKVGTEYSHIMDRDEREWLRDRVEAGMPKPTGPEQKYILQKLNAAEAFENFLQTKYLGQKRFSLEGAETLIPLMDAIIDTASGQGLEEVVIGMPHRGRLNVLFNIVGKPVATIFNEFEGNVRAAQQGGSGDVKYHLGFEGEHIQMFGDGEIKVSLAANPSHLEAVDPVLVGMARAKEDQIKFAKGREDHPVVPLMLHGDASFTGLGIVQETLNLSRLPGYTVGGTIHIVVNNQIGFTTTPDSGRSSYYATDLAKGFDCPVFHVNGDDPEAAAWVAQLATEYRREFGKDVFIDLICYRLRGHNEADDPTVTQPVMYDRIQSHPSVRTRYTQDLIGRGDITEEDAEKAAQDFHDQLDSVFSDVKAEKGQPSEQTGITESQELTRGLDTNISEDQFKRLADAFANLPEDFAPNKRLKSVLKKRGGSFTDGDIDWGWGELLAFGSLAEQGKFVRLAGEDSQRGTFTQRHAVLYNPDNAEPYNPLDHNAQEADNGGRFQVFNSALTEYAGMGFEYGYTLGNKDAVVAWEAQFGDFANGAQTIIDEYLSSSETKWGELSSLIALLPHGYEGQGPDHSSARIERYLQLVAEGSMTIAQPSTPANHFHLLRRQALGEMKRPLVVFTPKSMLRNKAAVSQPGDFIEVDRFQSVIDDPNFVERGNKVVGDTDKVTTIMLCSGKIYWELDKKREKDGRDDIAIIRVEMLHPIPFNRLSDAFKNYPNAKEIRWVQDEPANQGAWPFYNEHLRTLIPDMPEMVRVSRRAQSTTATGVAKVHQQEEKQLLEEAFAK; encoded by the coding sequence GTGAGCAGCGAAAACACGTTCGGCCAGAACAGCTGGCTGGTTGACGAGATGTTCCAGCAGTACAAGGACGACCCCAACTCGGTGGACGCCGAATGGCGCGAACTCTTCGAGAACAAGGGCGCTCCGAAGACCGCGAAGGGCACCCCCAGCGTCACCCCTTCCGATGAGAGCGCAAGCACTCCGAGGACCGACCCGAAGGTCTCACGCTCCACCGGTGCCCCGAGCCAGGACGGCCGCGAGACCAAGGTGGACGAGGCAGCCGCCAAGGTCGAGGCGAAGCCGAAGCGCCCCGCCGCCGCAGGGAAGGCTTCCCCGCTGGACAAGGTCAACCAGATCGAAGCCGAGCCCGGCGAGTTCCAGCTCAAGGGCGCTTTCAAGGCCATTGCCAAGAACATGAACGAGTCGCTCGAGGTGCCGACCGCGACCACCGTGCGCGACATGCCGGTCAAGCTCATGTTTGAAAACCGCGCGCTGATCAACGACCACCTCAAGCGCACCCGCGGCGGCAAGGTCTCCTTCACCCACATCCTGGGCTACGCCATCGTCCTGGCCGCCAAGCTGCACCCGGACATGAACAAGAACTACAAGGAGGACGGCAACAAGTCCTTCGCGGTGCAGCCGGAGCACATCAACCTCGGCCTGGCCATCGACCTGCCGGGCAAGAACGGCTCCCGCTCCCTGGTCGTCGCCGCCATCAAGGAGTGCGAGACCAAGTCCTTCGACGAGTTCGTCGACGCGTACGAGGACATCGTCGCCCGCGCCCGCGACGGCAAGCTCACCATGGACGACTTCTCCGGCGTGACCATCCAGCTGACCAACCCGGGCGGCATCGGCACCCGCCACTCCATCCCGCGCCTGACCAAGGGCCAGGGCACCATCGTCGGCGTCGGCGCAATGGACTACCCGGCGGAGTTCGCCGGCGCTTCCGAGGACCGCCTCGCCGAGCTCGGCGTGGGCAAGCTGGTCACCCTGACCTCCACCTACGACCACCGCGTCATCCAGGGCGCGGAGTCCGGCGAGTTCCTGCGCGACATCTCCCAGCTGCTCATCGACGACAAGTTCTGGGACGAGATCTTCCGCTCCCTGCGCATCCCGTTCGCGCCACTGCGCTGGGCACAGGACGAGCCGAACACCGGCATCAACAAGGACACCCGCGTCATGCAGCTGATCGAGGCGTACCGCTCCCGCGGCCACCTCATCGCCGACACCAACCCGCTGCACTGGCACCAGCCGGGCCTGCCCAAGCCGGACTCCCGCGACCTGCTGATGGAAACCCACGGCCTGACCCTGTGGGACTTGGACCGCGTCTTCCACGTCGGCGGCTTCGGCGGCAAGGAGCAGATGACCCTGCGCGAGGTCATGACCCGCCTGCGCGCCGCCTACACCCTGAAGGTGGGCACCGAGTACTCGCACATCATGGACCGCGACGAGCGCGAGTGGCTGCGCGACCGCGTCGAGGCCGGCATGCCGAAGCCGACCGGCCCGGAGCAGAAGTACATCCTGCAGAAGCTCAACGCCGCCGAGGCGTTCGAGAACTTCCTGCAGACCAAGTACCTCGGCCAGAAGCGCTTCTCCCTCGAGGGCGCCGAGACCCTGATCCCGCTGATGGACGCCATCATCGACACCGCGTCTGGCCAGGGCCTGGAAGAGGTCGTCATTGGCATGCCGCACCGTGGCCGCCTGAATGTGCTGTTCAACATCGTGGGCAAGCCGGTCGCCACCATCTTCAACGAGTTTGAGGGCAACGTGCGTGCAGCCCAGCAGGGCGGCTCCGGCGACGTGAAGTACCACCTCGGCTTCGAGGGCGAGCACATCCAGATGTTCGGCGACGGCGAGATCAAGGTCTCCCTGGCCGCCAACCCGTCCCACCTCGAGGCCGTGGATCCGGTCCTGGTGGGCATGGCGCGCGCCAAGGAAGACCAGATCAAGTTTGCCAAGGGCCGCGAGGACCACCCGGTCGTGCCGCTGATGCTGCACGGCGACGCTTCCTTCACCGGCCTGGGCATCGTCCAGGAGACGCTGAACCTGTCCCGCCTGCCGGGCTACACCGTCGGCGGCACCATCCACATCGTGGTGAACAACCAGATCGGCTTCACCACCACCCCGGACTCCGGCCGTTCCTCCTACTACGCCACCGACCTGGCCAAGGGCTTCGACTGCCCGGTGTTCCACGTCAACGGCGACGATCCGGAGGCCGCCGCCTGGGTTGCCCAGCTGGCCACCGAGTACCGCCGCGAGTTTGGCAAGGACGTCTTCATCGACCTGATCTGCTACCGCCTGCGCGGCCACAACGAGGCCGATGACCCGACGGTGACCCAGCCGGTCATGTACGACCGCATCCAGTCCCACCCGTCGGTGCGCACCCGCTACACCCAGGACCTCATCGGCCGCGGCGACATCACCGAGGAAGACGCCGAGAAGGCGGCACAGGACTTCCACGACCAGTTGGATTCCGTCTTCTCCGATGTCAAGGCTGAGAAGGGCCAGCCGAGCGAGCAGACCGGCATCACCGAGTCGCAGGAGCTCACCCGCGGCCTGGACACGAACATCTCCGAGGACCAGTTCAAGCGCCTCGCCGACGCGTTCGCGAACCTGCCGGAGGACTTCGCGCCGAACAAGCGCCTGAAGTCCGTGCTGAAGAAGCGCGGCGGCTCGTTCACCGACGGCGACATCGACTGGGGCTGGGGCGAGCTGCTCGCCTTCGGTTCCCTGGCGGAGCAGGGCAAGTTTGTCCGCCTCGCCGGCGAGGACTCCCAGCGCGGCACCTTCACCCAGCGCCACGCGGTGCTGTACAACCCGGATAACGCCGAACCGTACAACCCGCTGGACCACAACGCGCAAGAGGCCGACAACGGCGGCCGCTTCCAGGTGTTCAACTCCGCCCTGACCGAGTACGCGGGCATGGGCTTCGAGTACGGCTACACCCTGGGCAACAAGGACGCCGTGGTGGCCTGGGAGGCGCAGTTCGGCGACTTCGCCAACGGCGCGCAGACCATCATCGACGAGTACCTGTCCTCCTCCGAGACCAAGTGGGGCGAACTGTCCTCGCTGATCGCGCTGCTGCCGCACGGCTACGAGGGCCAGGGCCCGGACCACTCGTCGGCCCGCATCGAGCGCTACCTGCAGCTCGTGGCAGAGGGCTCGATGACCATTGCTCAGCCGTCCACCCCGGCAAACCACTTCCACCTGCTGCGCCGCCAGGCTCTCGGCGAGATGAAGCGCCCGCTGGTCGTCTTCACCCCGAAGTCGATGCTGCGCAACAAGGCGGCTGTCTCGCAGCCGGGTGACTTCATCGAGGTGGACCGCTTCCAGTCCGTCATCGACGACCCGAACTTCGTCGAGCGCGGCAACAAGGTCGTCGGCGACACCGACAAGGTCACCACGATCATGCTGTGCTCCGGCAAGATCTACTGGGAGCTGGACAAGAAGCGTGAGAAGGACGGCCGCGACGACATCGCGATCATCCGCGTGGAGATGCTCCACCCGATCCCGTTCAACCGCCTGTCGGACGCGTTCAAGAACTACCCGAACGCCAAGGAGATCCGCTGGGTCCAGGACGAGCCGGCAAACCAGGGCGCATGGCCGTTCTACAACGAGCACCTGCGCACCCTGATCCCGGACATGCCGGAGATGGTCCGCGTGTCCCGCCGCGCACAGTCCACCACCGCAACCGGTGTGGCCAAGGTGCACCAGCAGGAGGAGAAGCAGCTGCTCGAGGAGGCATTTGCAAAGTAG
- the sigE gene encoding RNA polymerase sigma factor SigE, with translation MTSEENQLSGTAAFDAGEGAMPTWSELVQEHADSVYRLAYRLSGNQHDAEDLTQETFMRVFRSLKNYQPGTFEGWLHRITTNLFLDMVRRRAKIRMEALPEDYERVPGTDMTPEEAYNVANLDPALQRALDDLAPDFRVAVVLCDVMGMTYEEIGDTLGVKMGTVRSRIHRGRAQLRESLEAQALDDAHAKELIRTR, from the coding sequence ATGACCTCTGAGGAAAACCAGCTGTCCGGCACTGCCGCGTTCGACGCGGGCGAGGGGGCCATGCCCACCTGGTCGGAGCTGGTGCAGGAACACGCCGACAGCGTGTACCGCCTTGCCTACCGCCTCTCCGGCAACCAACACGACGCGGAAGACCTGACGCAGGAGACCTTCATGCGCGTGTTCCGGAGCCTGAAGAACTACCAGCCGGGCACCTTCGAAGGCTGGCTGCACCGCATTACAACCAACCTGTTTTTGGACATGGTGCGTCGCCGCGCGAAGATCCGCATGGAGGCGCTGCCGGAGGACTACGAGCGCGTGCCGGGCACCGACATGACGCCGGAGGAGGCCTACAACGTGGCCAACCTGGACCCGGCGCTGCAGCGCGCGCTGGATGATTTGGCGCCGGACTTCCGCGTCGCCGTCGTGCTTTGCGACGTCATGGGCATGACCTACGAGGAAATCGGCGACACCCTCGGCGTGAAGATGGGCACCGTGCGCTCGCGCATCCACCGCGGGCGCGCGCAGCTGCGCGAGTCGCTGGAGGCGCAGGCGCTTGACGACGCGCACGCGAAAGAACTCATCCGCACCCGCTAA
- the tatB gene encoding Sec-independent protein translocase protein TatB yields MFSNIGWGEIFFILIIGLIVIGPERLPAVVEDVRAAIYAAKKAINNAKAELNGELEGFEEFKKPIDTVSQYASMGPRRAMAKVLFEDEAVDPRQANPEPTRSGPRPAAQEQPRPEQPRQDQAERPSKGRSFSWEDVI; encoded by the coding sequence GTGTTTTCCAACATCGGCTGGGGCGAGATTTTCTTCATCCTGATCATCGGGCTCATCGTGATCGGGCCCGAACGCCTGCCCGCCGTGGTGGAGGATGTGCGCGCGGCGATCTACGCCGCGAAGAAGGCCATCAACAACGCCAAGGCTGAGCTCAACGGGGAGCTGGAGGGCTTCGAGGAGTTTAAAAAGCCGATCGACACCGTGTCCCAGTACGCGTCGATGGGCCCGCGCCGCGCGATGGCAAAGGTGTTGTTCGAGGACGAGGCCGTGGACCCGCGCCAGGCCAACCCCGAGCCCACCCGCTCGGGACCGCGCCCCGCGGCGCAGGAGCAGCCGAGGCCGGAGCAGCCGAGGCAGGATCAGGCGGAGCGGCCGTCGAAAGGCAGGAGCTTCTCCTGGGAGGACGTTATTTAA
- a CDS encoding Mrp/NBP35 family ATP-binding protein, whose translation MATEQKITEQDVLAALERVEDPEIGKPITELDMVESVRITGADVAVGIYLTIAGCPMRDTIESNTRAVLEELDGVGDVSVTLHTMSDEQRRALALKLRGEQTGPAIPFADPDTRTRIFAVASGKGGVGKSSMTVNLATALAAQGLSVGVVDADIYGHSVPGLMGSNDKGPTVVDEMIMPPITHGVRHISVGQFVEGNAPIVWRGPMLTRAIQQFLADVYWGDLDVLFMDLPPGTGDVAITVAQLVPNAELLIVTTPQAAAAEVAERAGTIAQQTDQKIAGVIENMSGMTMPDGTVMNIFGEGGGEQVAERLTQLTDSDVKLLGSIPLDPQLREHGDTGTPVVISEPDSPAAKAIQAVADQLKVRRESLAGKSLNPQVK comes from the coding sequence ATGGCTACAGAACAAAAAATCACAGAGCAGGACGTCCTCGCGGCACTCGAGCGCGTGGAAGACCCCGAGATTGGCAAGCCCATCACCGAACTGGACATGGTGGAATCCGTGCGCATTACCGGCGCGGACGTGGCCGTGGGCATCTACCTGACCATCGCCGGCTGCCCCATGCGCGACACCATCGAGTCCAACACGCGCGCGGTGCTAGAGGAACTCGACGGCGTCGGCGACGTCTCCGTCACGCTGCACACCATGAGCGACGAGCAGCGCCGCGCACTGGCGCTGAAGCTGCGCGGCGAGCAGACCGGGCCTGCGATCCCGTTTGCGGACCCGGACACGCGCACCCGCATCTTCGCCGTCGCCTCCGGCAAGGGCGGCGTGGGCAAGTCGTCCATGACCGTGAACCTGGCCACCGCCCTCGCCGCGCAGGGCTTGAGCGTCGGCGTGGTGGACGCGGACATCTACGGCCACTCCGTGCCCGGGCTGATGGGCTCGAACGACAAGGGCCCCACAGTTGTCGACGAGATGATCATGCCGCCGATCACCCACGGCGTGCGCCACATCTCCGTGGGCCAGTTCGTGGAGGGCAACGCGCCGATCGTGTGGCGTGGGCCCATGCTCACCCGCGCGATCCAGCAGTTCCTGGCCGACGTGTACTGGGGCGATCTGGACGTGCTTTTCATGGACCTGCCGCCCGGCACCGGCGACGTGGCCATCACGGTGGCGCAGCTGGTGCCGAACGCGGAGCTGCTCATCGTGACCACCCCGCAGGCCGCCGCGGCGGAGGTGGCGGAGCGTGCCGGCACGATCGCGCAGCAGACGGACCAGAAAATCGCCGGCGTGATCGAGAACATGTCCGGTATGACCATGCCCGACGGCACCGTGATGAACATCTTCGGCGAGGGCGGCGGCGAGCAGGTCGCCGAGCGCCTGACGCAGCTGACGGACTCCGACGTAAAGCTGCTCGGCTCCATCCCCCTGGACCCGCAGCTTCGCGAGCACGGCGACACCGGCACCCCCGTCGTCATCTCCGAGCCGGACTCCCCCGCTGCCAAGGCCATCCAGGCCGTCGCGGATCAGTTGAAGGTGCGCCGCGAATCCCTCGCAGGCAAGAGCCTCAACCCGCAGGTTAAATAA